Proteins from a genomic interval of Sphingobacterium sp. SYP-B4668:
- a CDS encoding family 10 glycosylhydrolase has product MRFLTILIYILVPLLFTACSSVKKMETGATEKPKMLWFDSEANFKRFSSKDSIRYYLDKAKATGFNEIVVDVRPVQGDVLYKSKILEPLTSFGDGYTYKRDWDYLQFFIDEARKRSLKITVSASIMPVGILHTKSGPAYRSSFWDDKIAIGNTPEGLKNMKETDYMGVFLNPNLASVRSLVKSYVDEIVSNYEFDSFALDYCRFADVRFDFSDSSRVAFEKYIGKSVEKFPEDIFSYNSKKERVPGKYYKEWWEFRAMTVRDIVHELRHTVKARKPNVNLTYWAASWINATYVNGQNWASKGSFDAAKSYPEWATDNYKNAGFADELDAFIVGAYLTDLYGLDNNESIEYALDRANKLIGKSTKVYGSLYGLSNKDTMEEAVYLTMQKSAGLMVFDIVQVIDFDLWADIKKGINRAEAEEKIGQ; this is encoded by the coding sequence ATGAGATTTTTAACAATTTTGATATATATCCTAGTTCCTTTACTTTTTACGGCTTGCTCAAGTGTAAAAAAAATGGAAACGGGGGCTACCGAGAAACCTAAGATGCTTTGGTTTGATTCGGAAGCCAATTTTAAACGATTTTCTTCGAAGGACAGCATCCGATATTATCTGGATAAGGCCAAGGCCACTGGGTTCAATGAAATTGTAGTCGACGTGCGCCCCGTGCAGGGGGACGTACTCTATAAGAGTAAGATTTTGGAACCGTTGACCAGTTTTGGAGATGGATACACGTATAAGCGGGATTGGGATTACCTCCAATTTTTTATCGACGAAGCGCGTAAGAGATCTTTAAAAATTACGGTTTCGGCGAGTATCATGCCTGTAGGCATCCTGCATACTAAAAGTGGTCCTGCATATAGGAGCTCATTCTGGGATGATAAGATTGCTATCGGCAATACGCCCGAAGGTTTGAAGAATATGAAAGAAACAGACTACATGGGCGTATTCCTCAATCCTAATCTGGCTTCGGTCAGGAGCTTGGTCAAGTCATATGTAGATGAGATCGTTTCGAACTACGAGTTTGACAGTTTCGCGTTGGACTACTGTCGTTTTGCAGATGTACGCTTTGATTTTTCGGACTCTTCACGGGTAGCCTTTGAAAAATATATTGGCAAAAGTGTCGAAAAATTTCCAGAGGATATCTTTAGTTACAACAGTAAGAAGGAACGTGTACCCGGAAAGTATTACAAAGAATGGTGGGAATTTCGAGCGATGACTGTTCGGGATATCGTGCACGAGCTGCGGCACACCGTAAAAGCGAGAAAGCCTAACGTGAACCTTACCTATTGGGCGGCTTCTTGGATTAATGCGACCTATGTCAATGGACAGAATTGGGCCAGTAAAGGATCTTTTGATGCGGCCAAATCCTATCCTGAATGGGCAACCGACAACTATAAGAATGCTGGTTTTGCGGATGAATTGGACGCCTTCATCGTAGGTGCATACCTCACCGATCTGTATGGTCTGGATAACAACGAATCTATCGAATACGCATTAGATCGGGCAAATAAACTGATTGGAAAGAGTACGAAAGTGTACGGATCGCTATATGGTCTTAGCAATAAGGATACAATGGAGGAAGCGGTATATCTGACGATGCAAAAGAGCGCTGGACTGATGGTGTTCGATATTGTGCAAGTCATTGACTTTGATTTGTGGGCCGACATCAAGAAGGGAATAAACCGTGCCGAGGCAGAAGAGAAAATAGGACAATAG
- a CDS encoding DUF5018 domain-containing protein produces MKTLNMKLYAILFFSFLLSLGGCKEEDLNSEPAIVTSFSVVGKDDAFYKGKINEDNTITIKVSPYLDAEEVLAAAVPTFYLAKGATVSPDPAIPQNFAQEGGVKYTVTAEDKVTKRDYTVVWGVSDHLPDGAGFSYAEVKTAKNFVQLGYPGEHNNFNLPDSKLYGDLSMYHAYCGSHIVLLSRQYVASDANSPYGIKVVDKTTLNPSVAFNLGTIALEDLKMISSDYKGKCVGAVVRNGETEFFYWATPTDAPKSIGKIGADMASTTDGSSNFQVAGDISGNAWITAMAPRGAKGPHYRVKVSNGQLASTYSTLETGYSSTDCTGFQMIAPMNDSDSPSYVVGDTQGTPNTANSNKVYLNTFAGSTTTVMPGLWQNILQAWWVGTGFSTARIGGKSPFVSALVINGKSYVLVTSGTSWWHAAAVLNADLQTLAHPNLNITSNINRGWSYGAWADWYYDEVAKEAHLAVWFGRDGLKTYKLTCFE; encoded by the coding sequence ATGAAGACTTTAAATATGAAATTGTACGCTATTCTTTTCTTTTCATTCCTGTTGAGTTTGGGCGGGTGTAAGGAAGAAGACCTCAATAGCGAACCTGCTATCGTAACCTCCTTTTCGGTGGTCGGGAAAGACGATGCTTTTTATAAAGGAAAAATAAATGAGGACAATACCATTACAATCAAGGTATCACCTTATCTGGATGCAGAGGAAGTACTGGCAGCTGCGGTGCCTACATTTTACCTAGCGAAGGGGGCGACGGTATCTCCAGACCCGGCTATACCTCAGAATTTTGCGCAGGAAGGTGGCGTGAAGTACACGGTCACAGCCGAAGACAAGGTGACCAAGCGGGACTACACCGTCGTCTGGGGCGTGTCCGATCATTTGCCAGATGGAGCAGGGTTTAGCTATGCAGAAGTGAAGACGGCAAAGAACTTTGTGCAGCTTGGCTACCCTGGCGAGCACAATAACTTTAATCTACCGGATTCGAAGCTATATGGCGACCTGAGTATGTACCATGCATATTGTGGATCACATATCGTGCTTTTATCGCGTCAATATGTGGCCAGCGATGCCAATTCTCCATATGGTATCAAAGTAGTGGATAAAACGACTTTAAATCCTTCTGTTGCTTTTAACCTCGGAACAATAGCCCTTGAGGATCTAAAAATGATTTCTTCGGACTATAAGGGTAAATGTGTAGGGGCAGTGGTCAGAAATGGAGAAACTGAATTCTTTTATTGGGCCACGCCAACGGATGCCCCGAAATCTATCGGTAAAATTGGGGCAGATATGGCATCAACTACGGATGGTTCGAGTAATTTTCAGGTAGCAGGAGATATTTCAGGCAATGCTTGGATAACAGCAATGGCGCCGCGCGGTGCGAAGGGGCCTCATTATCGGGTGAAGGTATCTAATGGGCAGTTGGCCTCGACCTATTCGACGTTAGAGACCGGATATTCGAGCACAGATTGTACCGGTTTTCAAATGATAGCGCCTATGAATGATTCGGACAGCCCGAGTTATGTGGTCGGTGACACGCAGGGTACACCCAATACGGCAAATAGCAACAAGGTATACCTGAATACATTTGCCGGATCGACCACTACCGTGATGCCAGGATTGTGGCAGAATATCCTGCAGGCTTGGTGGGTAGGAACAGGATTCTCCACCGCACGGATAGGGGGCAAATCTCCTTTTGTATCGGCACTGGTAATCAATGGGAAGAGCTATGTACTGGTGACAAGTGGTACGTCATGGTGGCATGCTGCAGCTGTGCTCAATGCCGATTTGCAGACCTTGGCCCATCCCAACCTGAATATTACAAGCAATATAAATCGTGGCTGGAGCTACGGGGCTTGGGCTGATTGGTACTATGACGAAGTAGCGAAGGAAGCACACCTGGCTGTGTGGTTTGGTCGTGACGGATTGAAGACGTATAAATTAACCTGTTTTGAATAA
- a CDS encoding RagB/SusD family nutrient uptake outer membrane protein: protein MKKRILTLFSIALMGCGMQACNDALEIENTQNLSDLAVWSTESAAEMYITAVYKTFTDVSQVANSRNQYFDSYSDLMKSTSWDQYSHGYNKALLQSSAFVVGSAGPLDAWSSVYSDRIRRANVLLDDIKRYGVSKFGEEWCDIRRAEARLCRAFSYYRLIRVYGGVVLRTDVSGASGGVDDGANASDVHRARATEAESWDYVLKELQWSAEHLPESWPSAWEGRATKKTAYGLLSRMALHAKEWQIAVDAAEKVKQLGGRLAADYSKVFQVDGGQDNTGEILFKLNFLSGSVMHNYDKYNRPFGDKDVHSTDVYAEHVPTAELADLYEFKDGTNFSWTTYGNTHADPYTDREPRFHATILYNGAKWENRTIETFVGGADGFQAFTQAGATAGHTCTGYYLRKYLQEGNADFVTQGSSQYDAVLRYAEVLLNKAEAYAELDFGGYRSQALDALNEVRNRVGLPSRTPADTPTKEVFMEYLRKERAVELAGEGLRYWDLRRWKRAEAVINGKNAHGTKITKAANGSLSYETVAVDGGSPRIFLTKYYYFSLPTAETANNNLADNNPNW, encoded by the coding sequence ATGAAAAAGAGAATTTTAACCCTATTTTCAATCGCCCTCATGGGATGTGGGATGCAAGCATGCAACGATGCTTTGGAGATAGAAAATACACAGAATCTGTCTGACCTAGCGGTATGGAGTACCGAGAGTGCTGCGGAGATGTATATAACAGCGGTCTACAAGACATTTACCGATGTATCACAGGTAGCCAACAGCCGTAACCAATATTTTGACAGTTACTCGGATTTGATGAAATCCACTTCTTGGGACCAATATAGCCATGGATATAACAAGGCGCTGTTGCAATCAAGTGCTTTTGTAGTAGGCAGTGCAGGCCCTCTGGATGCTTGGTCTTCGGTATATAGTGACCGCATAAGGCGAGCGAATGTGCTATTGGATGATATCAAGCGCTACGGTGTCTCAAAGTTTGGCGAAGAATGGTGTGATATCCGGCGTGCTGAGGCGAGGCTTTGCCGGGCATTCTCGTATTACCGATTGATTCGGGTATATGGGGGTGTGGTGCTCCGTACAGATGTGTCGGGAGCTTCAGGGGGAGTAGATGACGGTGCCAACGCATCTGATGTACACCGTGCTCGCGCTACGGAGGCAGAAAGTTGGGACTATGTATTGAAGGAGTTGCAATGGAGTGCCGAACATCTTCCTGAATCATGGCCCAGTGCCTGGGAGGGAAGAGCCACCAAAAAAACAGCCTATGGCTTGCTCTCTCGTATGGCTTTACATGCCAAGGAATGGCAAATCGCAGTTGATGCGGCAGAAAAAGTCAAACAACTGGGAGGGCGCTTGGCGGCCGACTATAGTAAAGTCTTTCAAGTAGATGGTGGGCAAGACAATACAGGAGAAATCTTGTTTAAACTCAATTTCTTAAGTGGGAGTGTGATGCACAACTACGATAAGTACAATCGTCCATTCGGGGATAAAGATGTGCATTCGACAGACGTATATGCTGAACATGTCCCTACCGCTGAGCTGGCTGATTTGTATGAATTTAAAGATGGAACGAATTTCTCATGGACCACTTATGGTAATACCCATGCCGACCCATATACAGATAGAGAACCAAGATTTCACGCAACAATTCTATACAACGGTGCCAAATGGGAGAATCGTACGATCGAAACTTTTGTGGGTGGTGCGGACGGTTTTCAGGCCTTTACGCAAGCGGGTGCGACGGCAGGTCATACCTGTACGGGATACTATCTACGCAAGTATCTACAAGAAGGAAATGCTGATTTTGTGACTCAAGGCAGTTCGCAATATGATGCGGTATTGCGTTATGCCGAAGTCTTGTTGAACAAAGCCGAAGCGTATGCCGAATTGGACTTCGGAGGTTACAGAAGTCAAGCTTTGGATGCGCTCAATGAAGTGCGCAATCGAGTGGGGCTTCCTTCACGCACCCCTGCAGACACCCCCACTAAGGAAGTCTTTATGGAATACCTACGTAAGGAGCGAGCGGTTGAATTGGCGGGTGAGGGACTTCGCTATTGGGATTTACGCCGTTGGAAGCGGGCCGAAGCGGTAATCAATGGGAAAAATGCACATGGTACCAAGATTACAAAGGCCGCTAATGGCAGTCTCTCCTATGAGACGGTAGCTGTAGATGGGGGCAGTCCACGGATATTCTTGACGAAGTACTATTATTTTTCCTTGCCAACTGCCGAAACTGCCAACAACAATTTAGCGGATAATAATCCGAATTGGTAA
- a CDS encoding TonB-dependent receptor — MMFLLVISLVNVQASTFAQKVSLNVKKAPLRKVLDEIRRQTGYDFLYNSRTINRGQLFTLNVQDSDFKTVLDQVLTPNSLYFEVDKNTVLIKEKRPSTTMTVPVEDVLQRQVSGKVTDVENKPLLGATVVVRGTNVVTTTDAEGHFQLDATEGQTLIFSMLGFQKQEISIGQSAVINVRLQNDVSDLDEVIVVGYGTQKRVHMTGAVSQVTAKELTRAPMQNVSNMLTGKLPGLTSIQSSGKPGEDGTALYVRGLNSFAGSNGPMILVDGVPRPIDYINPNDVESISVLKDAAAAIYGVQGANGVILITTKKGSAGATKIFYDGARVITQNTAMPDFLNASEYMYWNNKAKEMDGLTPMWDAAIQNKVLSNDPNSIYGQTDWLDKVFRTGTMQQHNVSASGGTEKSKYFASLGIMDQEGTLINTDFTRYNVRTNLDLQVAKNLKFTANLAGMRSDRNWPGTAIGNQTEFSPIRQAMTAIPIIKSEYNGFPTAWNGSLYNSNGYAALTESGFIKQTRWVMDTNFKLEYDFSELSDALKNLRISMFGSYNYSNTTDAAYSKYYELYSLNSSLDEGLVGASGFTPDNTFSKSASWGDTYLWRPQIDYFREFNKHYVGAMFLFETKKGYSDTMTGTKRGYVTDNPVDLSLGSTFGTTPVSGSHVYSGGQASYVGRMNYGYDGKYLAEAAFRYDGSYIFAPGNQWGFFPSTSVGWVISKEDFFAKALPQVELLKLRASYGRSGNDAVSPFQHNSLFALASNSMVFGGEAISQFYSISPYLYRNLRWATTDNYNMGLDVDLWGRKLGIEVDVFYKLTKDILESQGGNYPPSLGGYYPAYKNSGKVENKGFEVVLKHFNQLNKDWNYALKGSFAFAQNRVLSRIIADNRPNYRAAIGESMGARYGLRAVGLFQSAAEIDNYPAAPSGFLRVGDLKYEDVNGDGLISSEFDFVKTGYGQVPEINFALNMDVSYKNFFLSMLWQGASRVDYELSGVYDSGVMSSTMYTAPFSGNGNAPAYLVEQAWTPDNTDARYPRLSTVANGNNAWQSSWWVVNGEYLRLKNLNIGYDVPANLLRKTPFSKVNVFIAGTNLLTFSHFKYVDPESPSVSNGYYPQQKTYSFGLNVTF, encoded by the coding sequence ATGATGTTCCTGTTGGTGATTTCGCTGGTGAATGTGCAAGCGAGCACCTTCGCCCAAAAGGTAAGCCTCAATGTCAAAAAGGCACCCTTACGAAAAGTGCTAGACGAGATTCGGCGCCAGACAGGCTACGACTTTCTTTACAACAGCCGCACGATCAATCGAGGTCAGCTTTTTACGTTGAACGTGCAAGACAGCGACTTCAAAACGGTACTGGACCAAGTATTGACCCCCAATAGCCTGTACTTTGAAGTCGATAAAAATACAGTGCTCATCAAAGAAAAACGACCCTCGACTACAATGACAGTTCCGGTTGAGGATGTGCTGCAGCGGCAGGTCTCGGGGAAAGTAACGGATGTAGAAAACAAGCCCTTGCTCGGAGCAACAGTCGTGGTCCGCGGAACCAATGTCGTCACCACTACCGATGCGGAGGGACATTTTCAATTAGACGCCACTGAGGGGCAGACCTTAATATTTTCCATGTTGGGGTTTCAAAAGCAGGAAATCAGTATTGGGCAATCGGCAGTAATAAATGTCCGTTTGCAAAATGATGTCAGCGATTTGGATGAGGTCATTGTCGTGGGCTACGGTACACAGAAGCGTGTGCACATGACAGGCGCTGTGTCGCAAGTCACTGCAAAGGAGTTGACACGGGCACCCATGCAAAACGTATCGAATATGTTGACAGGCAAGTTGCCTGGTTTGACAAGTATCCAAAGCTCAGGTAAACCAGGAGAAGACGGTACCGCACTATATGTACGTGGGCTTAATTCTTTCGCGGGCAGCAATGGTCCCATGATTTTGGTCGATGGCGTGCCACGTCCAATAGACTATATCAATCCCAATGACGTGGAGTCCATATCTGTGTTGAAAGACGCAGCAGCGGCTATATATGGTGTGCAGGGCGCGAATGGGGTCATCCTGATCACGACAAAGAAAGGCTCCGCTGGTGCCACGAAAATATTTTACGATGGCGCTCGGGTCATCACCCAAAATACCGCCATGCCTGATTTTTTGAATGCTTCGGAGTATATGTATTGGAACAACAAGGCGAAAGAGATGGATGGTCTCACTCCAATGTGGGATGCTGCCATACAAAACAAGGTGCTCAGCAATGATCCTAATAGCATCTATGGTCAAACGGATTGGCTGGACAAAGTGTTCCGGACGGGTACCATGCAACAACACAATGTCTCCGCTTCGGGAGGTACCGAGAAATCGAAATACTTTGCCAGTTTGGGTATTATGGACCAAGAAGGAACCCTAATCAATACGGATTTCACGCGTTACAATGTGCGAACAAATTTGGACCTACAGGTTGCTAAAAATCTAAAGTTCACGGCCAATTTGGCGGGCATGCGATCGGATAGAAACTGGCCAGGAACAGCTATTGGTAATCAGACAGAATTTAGTCCCATTCGGCAGGCGATGACGGCCATACCTATTATCAAGAGTGAATACAATGGATTTCCGACTGCTTGGAATGGATCGCTCTATAATTCCAATGGCTATGCTGCATTGACCGAGTCAGGCTTTATCAAGCAGACCCGATGGGTGATGGATACCAACTTCAAGCTGGAATACGATTTTTCGGAGTTGTCTGACGCGTTGAAGAATTTGAGAATATCCATGTTTGGCTCCTACAATTATAGCAATACGACAGATGCGGCCTACAGCAAATATTATGAGTTGTACAGCCTAAACAGCAGCCTCGACGAAGGGCTTGTGGGCGCGAGTGGCTTTACACCGGACAATACCTTCTCCAAGTCGGCATCCTGGGGCGATACTTACTTGTGGCGTCCGCAGATTGACTACTTTCGCGAATTTAATAAGCACTATGTAGGGGCAATGTTCTTGTTTGAAACCAAAAAAGGCTATTCTGATACGATGACCGGTACCAAGCGCGGATATGTGACCGACAATCCGGTGGACCTATCTCTAGGTTCGACATTTGGGACAACACCTGTATCCGGCTCTCATGTGTATTCTGGAGGACAAGCTTCTTATGTAGGTCGAATGAATTACGGCTATGACGGTAAGTACTTGGCCGAAGCGGCATTTCGATACGACGGTTCCTATATTTTCGCACCAGGCAATCAATGGGGATTCTTCCCGTCGACATCTGTAGGATGGGTGATCTCTAAGGAAGACTTTTTTGCGAAGGCACTACCGCAGGTCGAACTCCTGAAATTGCGTGCTAGCTATGGTCGATCTGGAAATGATGCGGTGAGCCCTTTCCAGCACAACTCTTTATTCGCGCTTGCCAGCAATAGCATGGTCTTCGGAGGAGAGGCTATATCGCAATTCTATTCAATAAGTCCCTATCTATACCGTAACCTGAGATGGGCAACCACAGACAATTACAATATGGGATTGGATGTGGACCTCTGGGGACGTAAACTGGGCATCGAAGTGGATGTATTCTATAAACTGACAAAAGATATCCTGGAATCGCAGGGCGGTAATTACCCCCCTTCATTGGGAGGCTACTATCCCGCATACAAAAATTCGGGCAAAGTGGAGAACAAGGGATTCGAAGTTGTATTGAAGCACTTTAACCAACTCAATAAGGACTGGAACTATGCTTTGAAAGGATCTTTTGCTTTTGCGCAGAATCGGGTATTGTCCCGAATTATTGCCGACAATAGACCTAATTATCGGGCAGCTATTGGCGAATCTATGGGAGCAAGATATGGTCTACGTGCTGTGGGATTATTCCAATCAGCAGCCGAAATCGACAATTACCCCGCTGCGCCGTCAGGTTTTTTGCGGGTGGGAGATCTGAAATACGAGGATGTGAATGGCGATGGCTTAATCAGCTCTGAGTTTGATTTTGTGAAGACAGGTTATGGACAGGTTCCCGAAATCAACTTTGCGCTAAACATGGATGTTTCCTACAAGAACTTCTTCTTATCGATGTTGTGGCAAGGTGCCTCCCGAGTAGATTATGAACTATCGGGGGTATACGATTCTGGTGTAATGTCTTCTACGATGTATACCGCTCCATTTAGTGGAAATGGCAATGCTCCGGCCTATTTGGTGGAGCAGGCATGGACTCCAGATAATACAGATGCCCGCTATCCTAGATTGTCCACGGTGGCCAATGGAAATAATGCTTGGCAATCATCATGGTGGGTCGTGAATGGTGAGTATTTGCGCCTGAAGAATCTCAATATTGGATATGATGTACCGGCAAACCTTTTACGCAAGACACCGTTCAGCAAAGTGAATGTCTTTATTGCAGGTACCAATCTATTGACCTTTAGTCACTTTAAATATGTGGATCCCGAAAGCCCGTCGGTGAGTAATGGTTATTATCCACAGCAGAAAACATACAGTTTCGGTCTTAACGTAACATTCTAA
- a CDS encoding FecR family protein has translation MANYRLKYLLWRYANRSIAQDELKELLDILSSDDPAHVDREIDRLIDTCGILEEDVPNFEVEKGLARLKAEIFTVDVVDGAPFAVFPWRKWFATAVAALLILGFGLFWAVQYVDWEEPTVVVKQQDILLSDENNARISLADGTTYDLLKVDDNILHSQGVTIKKDAANQIVFAVLEGEGPVEMKTFINPKGGTAQLILADGTRVWLNSGSTVQYPSRFDTNLRKITVTGEAYFEVTHERTRPFVVKAASSEIKVLGTHFNVKAMEGAKAVYTTLFNGSVQVASHLKKLILVPGQQAIAKENGTIDSRLVNLDDELAWKAGYFRFDDDDIHSVMEQIASWYDIKGYQVEEVTPDLFTGALQRTKKLSDLLGQLEKISNYKFKIKDGEVLVMK, from the coding sequence ATGGCTAATTATAGATTGAAGTATTTATTGTGGCGATATGCCAACCGGAGTATCGCGCAAGATGAATTGAAGGAGCTTTTGGATATTTTGTCATCGGATGATCCAGCCCACGTAGACCGTGAAATTGATCGACTTATCGATACATGCGGCATCTTGGAGGAGGATGTGCCGAATTTCGAAGTGGAGAAAGGACTCGCAAGGCTAAAAGCTGAAATCTTTACTGTAGATGTGGTGGATGGCGCCCCATTTGCTGTCTTTCCATGGCGCAAATGGTTTGCTACAGCAGTAGCCGCCCTGCTTATACTGGGTTTTGGCTTGTTTTGGGCCGTCCAGTATGTTGATTGGGAGGAGCCAACAGTTGTTGTAAAGCAGCAGGACATCCTCTTATCGGATGAAAATAATGCTCGAATTAGCTTGGCAGATGGCACTACTTATGATCTGCTGAAGGTTGATGATAACATCCTGCATAGCCAAGGGGTGACCATTAAAAAAGATGCTGCGAATCAGATTGTCTTTGCTGTATTGGAAGGCGAGGGCCCTGTCGAGATGAAAACTTTTATCAATCCCAAAGGCGGGACCGCCCAACTGATATTGGCCGATGGTACACGGGTATGGCTCAACTCCGGTTCAACAGTACAATATCCTTCTCGATTTGATACTAATCTTCGAAAAATAACGGTAACAGGAGAAGCGTACTTTGAAGTCACGCATGAAAGAACGCGACCATTTGTCGTCAAAGCAGCTTCTTCAGAGATAAAGGTGCTGGGTACACATTTTAATGTAAAGGCTATGGAAGGGGCAAAAGCGGTGTATACCACACTCTTCAATGGGTCGGTCCAAGTGGCAAGCCATCTGAAGAAACTTATTCTTGTCCCCGGCCAACAGGCCATTGCAAAGGAGAACGGGACCATCGATAGTCGGTTGGTCAATTTGGATGATGAGTTGGCCTGGAAGGCGGGCTATTTTCGCTTTGATGATGATGATATCCACAGTGTGATGGAACAGATTGCATCTTGGTACGACATAAAGGGGTATCAAGTGGAAGAAGTAACACCTGATTTATTTACGGGGGCACTCCAAAGGACCAAAAAGCTTTCGGACCTACTCGGTCAGCTGGAAAAAATATCCAATTATAAATTCAAGATAAAGGATGGGGAGGTCCTGGTTATGAAATAA
- a CDS encoding RNA polymerase sigma factor → MEDDVFTNLMLVDFIDGSESALDHIYKSFAPKVYKVAYFLLQDNGWSDDVVQEVFIKLWENRMKLQREQNLWSYLYVLTKRASLNKLRSIKRSNTCFQQLWSNISDVNNEVEDHILAKELADQIDRFVAQLPPQQQKIFTLSRIGGFSHQEIAEQLGISPNTVRNHIVQVLKSFRQYTSSNDLILYMILPTVWEAYSIYSSALPLSPAVHF, encoded by the coding sequence ATGGAAGATGATGTTTTTACTAACCTGATGCTGGTCGATTTTATAGATGGTAGTGAAAGTGCATTGGATCACATCTACAAAAGCTTTGCACCGAAGGTATATAAGGTAGCCTACTTCCTGCTACAAGATAACGGTTGGAGTGATGATGTAGTACAGGAGGTCTTCATCAAACTATGGGAGAATAGGATGAAATTGCAACGTGAACAAAATCTATGGTCTTATCTATATGTGCTCACCAAAAGAGCTTCCCTCAATAAGCTGAGAAGTATCAAACGATCGAATACGTGCTTTCAACAGCTATGGTCCAATATCTCGGATGTCAACAATGAGGTTGAAGATCATATCTTAGCGAAGGAATTAGCCGATCAAATAGACCGATTTGTCGCACAATTACCACCACAGCAGCAGAAAATATTTACCTTGAGCCGTATTGGAGGTTTCTCCCATCAAGAAATTGCCGAACAATTGGGCATTTCACCCAATACCGTTAGAAATCATATTGTGCAAGTACTGAAAAGCTTTAGACAGTATACCTCTTCCAACGATCTAATCCTGTATATGATTCTTCCAACAGTGTGGGAGGCGTATTCCATATATTCTTCTGCACTCCCGCTCTCCCCAGCTGTCCACTTCTAG
- a CDS encoding DUF1801 domain-containing protein, giving the protein MPTNKTTFTDESVITFINQVDNEQKRADSLRLIDLMQHVSGEEAKMYGPSIIGFGHYHYKYASGHEGDAPLIGFSPRKAAISLYVHTGCAEQEHMLEGLGKFKIAKACIYIKKLADIDENVLMALMQGTIDFISQKYTRIRS; this is encoded by the coding sequence ATGCCAACAAATAAAACAACCTTTACGGACGAGTCTGTCATTACCTTTATCAATCAAGTAGATAATGAGCAGAAAAGAGCAGACAGCCTACGCTTGATCGACCTTATGCAACATGTGTCGGGCGAGGAGGCTAAGATGTATGGTCCCTCCATTATTGGCTTTGGCCATTATCACTATAAATACGCTTCAGGGCACGAGGGAGATGCTCCTTTGATCGGTTTTTCACCCCGCAAGGCTGCGATATCCTTATATGTCCATACGGGATGTGCCGAGCAAGAGCATATGTTGGAGGGTCTAGGCAAGTTCAAGATTGCCAAAGCTTGCATTTACATCAAGAAGCTGGCTGATATTGACGAAAACGTACTCATGGCCCTTATGCAAGGCACCATAGATTTCATCAGTCAAAAATATACCCGTATCAGATCCTAG